ttgaccgagacaacCCAAAATGAAAACGGTAAACAAATGAGCAGGACGAAGGGAGACACTCCCAATTCTCAAAATATAAATGGTAAACAAATAAACTGAAACCAGTCCCCTTTTTCTAAGGTCTGATTTAGGAGAGCGCATTCTCTGTCCCATTTTGTGTTCCATCTCGTGTCCCACTATGCTTTTCTTGTGACACATCATTAACTTAAAAAAATTGTCATTTCTTTTATTATGTAAATGATGATGTATCGCATGAGAACAGGAGATGAGGCACAATTATAGGACTAGTGATCTCAACTCCTGATTTAGTCTCATTATGGTTTTAATCTAGTAGTTGATTCTTGCTTAACAAATTGTGATATGTAGATTATGGTTTTTGTTAGAGTGAGCTGGTTTGCCTCTCGAGTGACCTTCCCTTCCCTTTGGGGCTATCAATAAATGTTGGACGGACCCATTTAAGATTATATTGGATTGATATCTAGGTAGCATCAAAACGGACACGAATACGGACACGACACGAACACGTGATACGACATCCCataaaatttaggacacgggatacgctatttaaatttaataaaaaaaaacatattttatggttataacgtatgattttatttttgtaatgtatttgattctaaatttaatgTATTTGATACTAAATTTAGGTAACTGAAGGTAACATTCGACCTTAACTACTACGTAATTCTCATTTCTCACCCAAATcaatcttctaatcaatctcttttgacAATTTATTCCTCGTCTAAACTATACATTTTTaggcgtgtgtccgacgagtgtcgggtgtccgacacggtgtcggaTACGGGACGGCTAGTTAGGAGGAGTACGTGTCCGTATCTAGGTTGACATGAGGATATACTTTGGTTTGGGTTATTGATGAGAGTCAAATCTTTACCTTTAGATAATTGATTTTTTATTTATGAGAATGGGAGGAAGTGGAACTACGGTTGGGACATAAATGTTGACCTAAGTCTTGAACTTACCTCAACTTATTCATGGGAATGAGATCCCTAATAATCTAAGAGACCGCCAAGACTCGAGACGGCTTGTTTGGTAGATTTGCTAGCATTGTCTCACCAAATACTTGTGTAGAGAATCAATTGCAGGTTTATCCATAGTGGAGACGAAATCAAATTTATGACATTAGCGAAAATAACAAGAGTAAGCTTTCAGATGACAACACGATAAATCCCGAGATCTAGTTCTCCTTGCTACTGCATTAAAGATGATTAGTGAGTCCCCTCCAAGGCTCCTGGcccaaagaagaagaaacaagaacAATGCAAGTGCACAAAAAGGTTCAGCCAAATCGAATGACAAGGCGAAATAGATAAACTAGTCATTGTATAATATTATTAAGATAAGAGGACTGCTATTCCTCCTTTCCAAATCATTCAAATCATTCCGATTTTGATTCGAAGGAGGGAAAATAAATCCTTCCATTTCGATCAATTCCATATCCCTCAAAAAAGGAAACTGTCAGTTCCCTTTCCCGCGAAATTTGTCTTTATGGAGAGGTCCAATTCTAGCTTCGACATGGAATAGAACAAAAGGAAGTGTTCTTGTTATCCTACTCCATTATTTCTACACGACAATCTTTTGAAGCCCTTGGAAGCCTCAACAGATCCATACAGATGTCCAATTTCGCGCTCTCCACATTAGTCTCCCCATCGTCATCGATATTTGTATAGACGTCCATCTCCTCCAGGACACTCGCGCTTTTAAGAAGATGCCCCATAAGTGATAATGAACACATGTGCCCACAAAAACTGAACACTTCAATCTTTTTGACATGGCATGGAAAAGGGGCCAGATTAATATCTGAAGATGGCAGCGCTTCATAGCAGTCATCTTCAGGACATTCGTATCCACAACATTCGCAGCAATGTAAGCCCTGGATAACAAACGCATAAAGTGAGAAAAACTGAAAGACAGTTACAAAGTAAACCATTTTATGCAAATTCTTGAGCACGGTAGCTAAGGTTGCCTCACACAAGAACTTGTGCTAGCTATGAATTTAAAAAAACTATTATGAGTTGATGCTAACCGATTCAAAGCGGACAATTTGAAGTTGAGAACATTTCTCAAGCAAGCAAGTTACGTATTCCCACGCAATATATGGACAGTCACCAAGGTATAAAGTTAACAGGCTATGGAAATCAGGCATTTGCATCTCGTCATCTCTTGTAAGCAGAAGCTGTAAAATGAACAATATTCTCATAATATGAACAAATAATAGTAATTCTTGATGCAATGTCTCAACGGGTCATCTAACATCTTTACTATATGTAAAAATACACGGGTAAAGCTGTGTACATTCCACCAATATTTGAGAGAAAATAAGAGGAAAATACAGGGCATATACAATTATACCTGCAGTGAGTCCATTTCAAAACTTATTTTTACGGCTTTATAGGCAGCGGCTTCTAAAATTTCACGGTTCATATCTACTTTAGCAGCAGAATCATCTGCGCTGCAACTAAAAGTTAGGCTTGCCTTCTCAAAAGAACACGAGTTCTTCCACGACGGAATAATTCTCACACCAATATTTGACTTGTACTTTAAATATACCAAATTAGGGGCGTCAATCTCAAATGTGCCCAACAAAAAAGAGCAACGGTTTATTGTTAGCTCTTTGAGTATTCCCGTCCGATGAAGAGCATGACCACCAATGTCACACTTGCAATATTTAAGAGTCAATTTTTCAAGCAATTCACAGCTAGAAAACAATCTTTCTATTGATTCAAAATCAAAGAAAATGATATTATCCAGATGAAGGATCTTCAGTTTTGGCAACGAGGGTGATCGAGgaatttcaattttgtaatacTGATCATGATCTCTATGCCTCAACATTTTCAGACTCATTAGTGTTTCACATGTGAAGAAGCCAACATGATTAGGCACGCAATCATTCTGGTGATCTAGCTTATAATGAAACTCTTCAACACCCTTTTGTAAAACATAAGTAAACCAACGATTTAAATCTGAATCATGATAGGTGTCATGACATACTAGACTAAATTTCTTAATGGGTGAGATTTGGTGCAATTCCAGAATATGATCAACATACTTTTAAACCTTCGAGAGACTTCTAGTTTCTTATGTCGTGCTACTAAGCTTTTATCTTCAAAAGAAAGACAGGTCGTCAAAGTAAAAAGGTACCGCCATCTCGTTGATAGAATACTTGTGGTCACAGCAAATGTTGTTGGCAGAAATGAAAGCATGTGACCAAGCAGTTCGTCAGGTAAACTGCTGATCCTATCCAAACAATTCCCACTTATTGGGTCTTCAAGATGTCTACCAAGATTCATAGGGGGTCTCATAGTCTTCACACGACTGTTACCTGAAATGCCATAAAAGCGGAACTAAAACATAACAGACTGGTAATATACATTGATTGTGTGAGATTAAAGAGATATATGCTCGGTGGTTAACACTTTTAAAACAAGCACACACCCCATCCCGCAAATCCGCTAACACGAGATTCAGCAATTGAAACGTAAAATGGTGCATCCCCTGCCCTCTTTATAGTTTTATACTACTATTTTATACTCCTATATTCGAAAGATAAAAGCGAGTGAAACATAAAATGGTGCACAAGATGAGACAGAGGATCGTCCATTTCGAGATCATAAACAAATACAATACAGGAACACGCTTACGAAATTGAAACATAAAATGGTGCAGCATTTACTATATGAATTAAAACATACCTAATCATTAAATTTCGATTTAGCTTCAAGTGGTAAGTATGACCATAAACTAAAGAGTAATTTAATAATTACAcccttttataaaccactttactaaaattactcccttttgaaaactttttaataatttactcccataaaatgttCTCAGGTCAAAAATTGCACCCAAATTGACACTCCGGTAACAAATTCcgtcaatttttaaattttctgattttaagtctaTTTTTATGACGAAAATACCCTTCTCtatattcatcttcttcattaATCATTCACATCCTTCATTCCCTTACTTCCTCTAATCCTCcataaccaaccaccaccaaTATGCTACCACATCAATATGAGGCTTGATACTATCCGGGAATTTTAAGGTGGTAGTAGAGCTAGATAAAATAGAATCTGAAATTGTCAGGGCACTTGAGCTGGTCGTATCTCTCATATAATTGGGTGATGATATCCCTAACATTGATGCTGAAGGTGACCCTAGTGAGTCTGTTACATCATCTCCAGAAACCATAAAATTTACATCCTCCATTCACATCCTTCACTCCCTtacttcttcatttatcattcacATCCTTCACTCCCTTACTACTACCAAACACTTATTGGCCTGGCGAAAACATCAAAGAATCAAACAAGGTGATAGAggaaattgagaaattagggatttaattgaaaatttgaaaaacgtttttctGGGTAGTGTTTAATTGAAACTTTGAAAATTGGGAAATTAGGGAACACTACCCAGATTACAAGAACGTTTTTCTAGGTAGTAACTAATTGAAGCTTTGAAAAACGCTTTTTCCTCCTGACCCAGGTGACAGAGGAAACTGGAGAAATTAGTGATTCGATTTTAATTGTTTAAAAGTTTTCCGTGTCGGGAATTTGAAGTGTGGGCGATATATTTGTGGTTTGTGTTGGGTATTGGTGGTTGATGGTGGTCGGGGAGAATTGTCGAGAAATTGGCGATATTGGATGTGGTTTGTGTTGGGtattggtggttggtggtggtacGGTGTTGGGTTTAATTGGGGTTGACGAATGGTGTTGTTGCTGCAATAGTGCGTGAATGGAGTGGTGTCGATTTCCATTCCGCGCTTGAAGGCAGATGACGGGCGTGGGAAATGGTGATGCTCCTTGGAATTAAAGGTTGTCATGATGGTGCGGAGGTGATGATGATTGAAGGAGCAGGTGTGGGTACCACGTTGTTAGCGTGGTTGAGGCAAGACGAAGGTTCGATTCCGAGCTCACAATTAAAGATGAAGATGGTTGGGTTGACGAAAGGTGCAAGTCCCAGAACACGTTTTACAAATGAGGGAAGAAGACAGGGGCAAAACGGTCATAAATAAAGATTTTTCACCTGAAAGTGTATTGGGGTGCAATTTTTGATCTGAGaacattttatgggagtaaattattaaaaagttttcaaaagggagtaattttaaaaaagtggtatctaaaagggagtaattattaaattactcTAAACTAAAAACACAAGAACACGCTAACGCAAGCACATTAATTAAATCCTACTAACCAAATAAATTCTGAAAAAATGGAATTATTGCAGAAAAACCCAATAATTAATTGGTGAAAGTATGAATTTTGACCTGCATGTACAATAAAAGTGACAGTTAAAATAAGACACAAAATTTAGGTATAAATTGAGGCATACAATACTCATTTTACACACAAAATATGACAGTTATATTGcaagaaaaataaaagtgataaacGAAACAGATGAGAAAAAATTGAAATTACCTTCAAGTGGAATAGTCGAATGAATAAAGAAGATGGaagggttttttattttttttttgagggaaaaGGATGGAAGGGTTTTAACTTTTAACTTCTGAAGGACGACAGTCGACAGGTGTTTTTAGGGTTACAAACCGTTTTTAGGGCTGAATGTTTAGATGGAGTCTTTTTTAGGGAAAACAGACTAGACCTGTTAAAACTAGACCCGATTCGGAAATTCGATCCGCCCAATCCGTTTTTAGGGTTATAAACCCGTTTTCTCGACCCCTGACCGGTTTGACTCGAACCCGAAATGATCCGTATTTcagggtcgagacccgacccgaacgaGTCGACCCATTGGGTCAAAGTTAATCAAAAATCTTATATCTTtatattaattcagaagacaatgctGAATGGAGATTAAGCCATGTCATTTgtacattttttttttgggaaattcaGGTTATGATGGGTCCGTTTGTGTGCAAAAAATTTATTTCTTCAAATCGTCTCccaatacaaacatgcgacaattTTCGTCTTAGAAaacaactagttttaaacccgtgcaaaattgcacgggtatgtatttgggccagaatgaatgtttttttatgtatatttgtttttgcatttgcaTTGTACCTATCTAATTGGTCTAAATCAACGATGTACatagttaatgtttaaatttgttacaaacatgtgttcacatgcactggtttataaggaaataacgtaatctactcttgtaaataaaaattgcatacataaaaactTTACAttcggataaaagaaatataatctaataatcaactttgacatatgtaattcatttttgtaAGTCATTTCCGTTGTATGTTCGAACCCGTATATAACTGTAATTCCTTctgtaattttattgtgtaattttgtttcaaaaattatgtaatttaatcacattactcgcatttgtaattaaTTCTGCGTAAATGTTATGCATTTTCTTTACACGGATTGTATAGaattttatcataatatt
This sequence is a window from Silene latifolia isolate original U9 population chromosome 8, ASM4854445v1, whole genome shotgun sequence. Protein-coding genes within it:
- the LOC141597072 gene encoding F-box/LRR-repeat protein At3g58930-like, yielding MSLKMLRHRDHDQYYKIEIPRSPSLPKLKILHLDNIIFFDFESIERLFSSCELLEKLTLKYCKCDIGGHALHRTGILKELTINRCSFLLGTFEIDAPNLVYLKYKSNIGVRIIPSWKNSCSFEKASLTFSCSADDSAAKVDMNREILEAAAYKAVKISFEMDSLQLLLTRDDEMQMPDFHSLLTLYLGDCPYIAWEYVTCLLEKCSQLQIVRFESGLHCCECCGYECPEDDCYEALPSSDINLAPFPCHVKKIEVFSFCGHMCSLSLMGHLLKSASVLEEMDVYTNIDDDGETNVESAKLDICMDLLRLPRASKDCRVEIME